Proteins co-encoded in one Acidobacteriota bacterium genomic window:
- the ribB gene encoding 3,4-dihydroxy-2-butanone-4-phosphate synthase, with amino-acid sequence MFADVAEAVAEIRAGKMVVVVDDEDRENEGDLTLAAEFVTPEAINFMAKFGRGLICLTLTEERADYLRLGPMTQENTSRFGTAFTESVEAREGVTTGISAADRAHTIKVAINPQSTANDLARPGHVFPLRARKGGVLVRAGQTEAAVDLARMAGLVPAGVICEIMNDDGTMARVPDLVKFCEEHGLKMVTVADMIRYRLQNERYIHRVAESVMPTEYGEFRVIAYESEVEGGESHVALVYGDVAGGEPVTVRVHTHCLAGDIFGATLCDCRRVVDGALKMIAEAGRGALVYLHNGSTGFGIDRSVTPHRVVLHREQRAKEHSEEKSQRTLRQVGLGGQILSDLGIHKIRLITNTPTHVPALQGFGIEIVEQVPVRGVGASR; translated from the coding sequence ATGTTTGCCGATGTTGCTGAAGCGGTTGCGGAGATACGGGCGGGAAAAATGGTCGTCGTCGTGGATGACGAGGACCGCGAGAACGAGGGCGACCTGACGCTGGCGGCCGAGTTCGTCACACCGGAGGCGATCAACTTTATGGCGAAGTTCGGCCGTGGGCTGATCTGTCTGACGCTGACGGAAGAGCGCGCCGACTATCTGCGCCTGGGACCGATGACGCAGGAGAATACGTCGCGGTTCGGCACGGCGTTTACGGAGAGCGTGGAGGCACGCGAGGGTGTGACGACGGGTATCTCGGCGGCAGACCGTGCGCACACGATCAAGGTGGCGATCAATCCGCAGTCGACGGCGAACGACCTGGCGAGGCCGGGACATGTATTTCCGCTGCGTGCTCGCAAGGGCGGAGTGCTGGTGCGGGCGGGACAGACGGAGGCCGCAGTCGACCTGGCGAGAATGGCAGGGCTGGTGCCGGCGGGAGTGATCTGCGAGATCATGAACGACGATGGCACGATGGCGCGGGTGCCAGACCTGGTGAAGTTCTGCGAGGAGCATGGCCTGAAGATGGTGACGGTGGCGGACATGATCCGCTACCGGCTGCAGAACGAGCGGTACATCCATCGCGTGGCCGAATCGGTGATGCCGACGGAGTATGGCGAGTTCCGGGTGATCGCTTATGAGAGCGAGGTCGAGGGCGGTGAGTCGCATGTGGCGCTGGTGTATGGCGACGTTGCGGGCGGGGAACCGGTGACGGTGCGCGTGCATACGCATTGCCTTGCGGGGGACATTTTTGGCGCGACGTTGTGCGATTGCCGGAGAGTGGTGGACGGGGCGCTGAAGATGATCGCGGAGGCGGGACGCGGCGCGCTGGTGTATCTGCATAACGGGAGCACGGGGTTCGGGATCGATCGCAGCGTGACGCCGCACCGCGTGGTGCTGCATCGGGAGCAGAGGGCGAAGGAGCACAGCGAGGAAAAAAGCCAGAGGACGCTGCGGCAGGTGGGACTGGGCGGGCAGATTCTTTCTGATCTAGGGATACACAAGATTCGGCTGATTACGAATACTCCGACGCACGTGCCCGCGCTGCAGGGGTTCGGGATCGAGATCGTGGAGCAGGTTCCGGTGAGGGGCGTGGGGGCGTCGCGGTAG
- a CDS encoding choice-of-anchor D domain-containing protein, protein MKRFSGLLSITLSLIALFAATPRTSLSQNAQQLAFAGLRAAAGKGQFNSVQADSAGNLYLLYDQKDGVRILKTDPGAVQLLAQAQFGAAGDAGIAMALDPAGNVYVTGTTTSGTIAGTSGVVFPARADASTNSFVAKFDSNLNPVFVTYSGSGRTAVTAIAATADAVFITGSIFANTLPVTPSAIIQSPASGSFGNGFVERFNATGTSLVYATYLSGFGGDTAPAALTADAQDNAYIAGYTTSSGYPTLAAVVPTMIGMASGFLSKLGPAGDSFVFSTFIPGSGVTSLALDSATQTLLFSGTISRGQFPIATVTSPLVSIDYQTAVRMPLDGSRVLSSTLLAPGTQSVVAPAPNGAAWAALTLTTPLLPLPAISGLGDIAAFRIAANGAIDQSIRLGGHDSSNTALPKLPSTIASIAVDSSGQPIFAGAVQPVTSSSQIPLSTYDLPLLNAPTSVLPSALRDAAYAGTCSGSICTGSGAYLAKFTLTSGPSLALSTDTSPNITLRNLGSAAANNLQIATTGFTLSHNCPTQFGPGEECSIVLTGSGPGTITALASNAAAQTVNLPAAPTRIASPFPFSPREIDFGIVTPSTPQTRTITITNLAQTPVLAPFTPPPPPTAGSPLTLTSDCPPAPSQYLPAGATCHLFQNISVPAAITSGRSFSTSAGATTGVNGYSLTAYLDPSALNLSSTRIDFGTQFSTPGSLRLPRFLYISNNSAAPIQHSPVALGSSSPFTVTDRCPTLLDPHTVCQLQVDYLPQQQTSSDSVTLALDQGLSVLVTGQTIPQPGAGGATVNPSLTVTPTSINFPNTVVVTGTSPNTQTATILNAGAQPFPLTLSLTGDFTDSTNCPSVLAAGTSCSAVISFAPSQPGARQGLLAVSSGAGTTPTYITLTGTATAILASNNGTLDLGSTAIGQPVVQWYKITQSISQFAAATSGSFGVVLVEDIGYGHGQPPSSAFTASAVGSCFNCWLGVQFLPAAAGSTSAALTLASSSSGSPYTLTLTGAGLPLTGLILTPTQQDFGPVAVHSSSAPTLFTLTNLTPTTANLSAPATTGDFTISNAPSGGATCGGPLAPNASCFVQVAYVPTATGPATGSLTIASDTASATAALTAYGLPDPGFSLNPDALVFRNVPGPTATQQTITLANTGIYNLQIAAPTSTSVSFQPATTCGTLTPGATCTIAVTFVPSSATVTGTLSIPVTSSAAGSPQTTFSVALTGAYTIEDTGLQILPSQAVYGPTPTSTLGLTRQFTINNLTAKPLTLALSLPRQFVLSQPPCAALAPNASCNFSVTFLPLTNGSITGTLFAQATPTDGSATRNGLAYVEGFGIGSGSLAISGALLPSRLLNFGQLASGQTTTRTLTLTNSGNAPLTIRRVTSEWPFLATTTCGATLAPAQSCTAALTYSPINQVAQGYSPAPFNTDAGTLVIESDAVSSPDFIDLTGTVTPFTVNAPSNTAPLVSYTVSQSSLTFSATSGGNASALQTVTLANTGTATIHVTALSTTPDFTVTSPCATVVPGSSCPITVAFTPQASSSQTITTVISALEIASDSSSALDFISLLGTATPPTLTLSPVALDFGAVLVGTTATLPIQVTNGSSNPATLGAIAATGDYTVTGNCPSQGSQLPPASSCTLQVTFAPTQAGTRTGTVSIASSLTTLPLTVNLTGSGAQSRLQITPASLTFDNTVVGASAKLTLSLANTGTAPVRGIALSVAGDYAVTSPCAATTLVPGASCAITVTFTPTAAGTRTGSLSIASSDPSSPLAVSLTGTGTPAGAISLTVDGGASSSLSVTSGRPANYNLSVTPLNGYTGAVVLHCTPVTPGQYAACSLLPSSITLSNTSPQTSIATINTVTEQPASARKNTSNGTIALCLLPFGILLFRRSRATLAIALLAVTALFANGCGSGGNATLSDPNLRYTPPGAYQYQVTATTTSGAQLSQTVTLNLTVTAR, encoded by the coding sequence ATGAAGCGATTCTCTGGGCTGCTGTCCATCACTCTCTCGCTCATCGCCCTTTTCGCGGCGACGCCTCGCACGTCCCTCTCCCAGAACGCCCAGCAACTCGCCTTCGCGGGTCTGCGCGCCGCCGCGGGCAAGGGCCAGTTCAACTCCGTGCAGGCCGACAGCGCAGGCAACCTCTACCTCCTCTACGACCAGAAGGACGGCGTCCGCATCCTCAAGACCGACCCCGGCGCCGTGCAGCTGCTCGCGCAGGCGCAGTTCGGCGCAGCCGGAGACGCCGGCATCGCCATGGCACTCGATCCTGCGGGCAACGTCTACGTCACTGGAACGACAACCTCCGGGACGATCGCCGGAACATCCGGCGTCGTCTTCCCGGCGCGCGCCGACGCCTCCACCAACTCCTTCGTCGCAAAGTTCGACTCCAACCTCAACCCCGTCTTCGTCACCTACTCCGGCAGCGGACGCACCGCCGTCACCGCCATCGCCGCCACCGCCGACGCCGTCTTCATCACCGGCAGCATCTTTGCGAACACGCTCCCCGTTACGCCGTCTGCCATCATCCAGTCGCCCGCATCCGGCAGCTTCGGCAACGGCTTTGTCGAACGCTTCAACGCAACCGGCACGTCGCTCGTCTACGCAACCTACCTTAGCGGCTTCGGCGGAGACACCGCGCCCGCAGCCCTAACCGCCGACGCGCAGGACAACGCTTACATCGCCGGATACACCACCTCATCCGGCTACCCCACCCTCGCCGCCGTCGTGCCAACGATGATCGGCATGGCCTCCGGCTTTCTCTCGAAGCTCGGCCCCGCCGGCGACAGCTTCGTCTTCTCCACCTTCATCCCCGGCAGCGGAGTCACCTCACTCGCCCTCGACAGCGCAACCCAGACTCTTCTCTTCTCCGGGACCATCTCACGCGGCCAGTTCCCCATTGCAACCGTCACCTCGCCGCTCGTCTCCATCGACTACCAGACCGCAGTACGGATGCCGCTAGACGGCTCCCGCGTCCTGTCGTCGACGCTCCTCGCTCCCGGCACACAGTCCGTCGTCGCCCCCGCGCCCAACGGAGCCGCCTGGGCCGCGCTCACGCTTACCACGCCGCTGCTCCCCTTACCTGCGATCTCCGGCCTCGGCGATATCGCCGCCTTCCGCATCGCCGCCAATGGAGCGATCGACCAGAGCATCCGCCTCGGCGGCCACGATAGCAGCAACACCGCCCTGCCCAAACTTCCTTCCACCATCGCTTCCATCGCCGTCGACTCGTCCGGCCAGCCCATCTTCGCCGGGGCCGTTCAACCCGTCACCAGCTCCAGCCAGATTCCTCTCAGCACCTACGACCTGCCGCTGCTCAACGCTCCCACCTCGGTCCTCCCGTCGGCCCTCCGCGACGCGGCCTACGCCGGAACATGCAGCGGAAGCATCTGCACCGGCTCCGGAGCCTACCTCGCAAAGTTCACCCTCACCTCAGGCCCATCGCTCGCGCTCTCCACCGACACGTCTCCAAACATCACGCTGCGCAACCTCGGCTCCGCAGCTGCAAACAATCTGCAAATCGCCACGACGGGATTCACCCTCTCCCACAACTGCCCAACGCAGTTCGGCCCGGGCGAGGAGTGTAGCATCGTCCTCACCGGCTCTGGTCCCGGGACTATCACCGCTCTGGCCTCCAACGCCGCAGCGCAGACCGTCAATCTCCCCGCTGCACCTACGCGCATCGCATCGCCGTTTCCCTTCTCTCCGCGCGAGATCGACTTCGGCATCGTCACGCCATCCACACCGCAAACGCGGACTATCACCATCACCAACCTCGCCCAGACTCCCGTCCTCGCACCATTCACCCCGCCTCCCCCTCCCACAGCCGGCTCCCCACTCACGCTTACCAGCGACTGCCCGCCCGCTCCCTCGCAGTACCTTCCAGCAGGAGCCACCTGCCACCTCTTCCAGAACATCTCCGTCCCGGCAGCCATAACCAGCGGACGCTCGTTCAGCACCTCCGCCGGCGCCACCACAGGGGTGAACGGCTACTCTTTGACTGCATACCTCGATCCCTCCGCGCTCAACCTCTCCTCCACACGGATCGACTTCGGCACGCAGTTCAGCACGCCGGGGAGCCTTCGCCTCCCACGCTTCCTCTACATCTCCAACAACTCCGCCGCTCCCATCCAGCACTCGCCTGTCGCGCTCGGCTCCTCCTCGCCTTTCACCGTCACCGACCGCTGCCCCACGCTTCTCGATCCGCACACCGTCTGCCAGCTCCAGGTCGACTACCTCCCGCAGCAGCAGACCTCCTCCGACTCGGTCACCCTCGCGCTCGACCAGGGCCTCAGCGTCCTCGTCACCGGACAGACCATCCCGCAGCCCGGAGCCGGAGGCGCTACCGTCAATCCGTCTCTCACAGTCACCCCCACATCGATCAACTTCCCCAACACCGTCGTCGTCACCGGAACATCGCCAAACACGCAGACCGCGACCATCCTTAACGCCGGCGCGCAGCCCTTCCCGCTCACGCTCTCACTCACCGGCGACTTCACAGACTCCACCAACTGCCCCTCCGTGCTGGCCGCGGGCACCAGTTGCTCCGCCGTCATCTCCTTCGCTCCCTCGCAGCCCGGTGCGCGCCAGGGCCTCCTCGCCGTCTCCTCGGGAGCAGGAACCACGCCCACCTACATCACCCTCACCGGCACCGCGACCGCGATCCTCGCCTCCAACAACGGCACACTCGATCTCGGCAGCACGGCCATCGGACAGCCCGTCGTCCAGTGGTACAAGATCACGCAGTCCATCTCGCAGTTCGCCGCCGCCACCAGTGGCAGCTTCGGCGTCGTCCTCGTCGAGGACATCGGCTACGGCCACGGCCAGCCGCCATCCTCCGCATTTACCGCATCGGCCGTCGGCTCCTGCTTCAACTGCTGGCTCGGCGTCCAGTTCCTTCCCGCCGCCGCAGGCTCCACCAGCGCCGCGCTCACGCTCGCTTCATCGTCCAGCGGAAGCCCCTACACGCTCACCCTCACCGGCGCCGGACTTCCTCTCACCGGCCTCATTCTCACGCCAACGCAGCAGGACTTCGGTCCCGTCGCCGTGCACAGCTCCAGCGCGCCAACACTCTTCACGCTCACCAACCTCACCCCGACGACAGCCAACCTCTCCGCGCCCGCAACCACGGGTGACTTCACCATCAGCAACGCACCCAGCGGAGGAGCCACCTGCGGAGGCCCGCTCGCTCCCAACGCCTCCTGCTTCGTCCAGGTCGCCTACGTGCCCACCGCCACAGGCCCCGCGACCGGGTCTCTCACCATCGCCTCAGACACTGCATCCGCAACCGCCGCGCTCACGGCCTACGGCCTGCCCGATCCCGGTTTCTCGCTCAACCCCGACGCACTCGTCTTCCGCAACGTGCCCGGCCCCACCGCGACCCAGCAGACCATTACGCTCGCCAACACCGGCATCTACAACCTGCAGATCGCCGCGCCAACGTCGACCTCGGTGAGCTTCCAGCCCGCCACCACCTGCGGCACGCTCACACCGGGAGCCACCTGCACCATCGCCGTCACCTTCGTCCCATCCAGCGCCACCGTCACCGGAACGCTCTCCATCCCGGTCACAAGCTCTGCCGCCGGATCGCCGCAGACCACCTTCTCCGTAGCTCTCACCGGCGCCTACACCATCGAAGACACCGGCCTCCAGATTCTCCCCAGCCAGGCCGTGTACGGCCCCACACCGACCTCCACCCTCGGGCTCACGCGGCAGTTCACCATCAACAACCTCACAGCGAAGCCGCTCACGCTCGCGCTCTCTCTGCCGCGCCAGTTCGTCCTCTCCCAGCCGCCCTGCGCCGCACTCGCGCCCAACGCCTCCTGCAACTTCTCCGTGACATTCCTTCCTCTCACCAATGGCAGCATCACGGGAACGCTCTTCGCCCAGGCCACTCCCACCGACGGCAGCGCAACCCGCAACGGCCTCGCCTACGTCGAAGGCTTCGGCATCGGCTCCGGCTCGCTCGCCATCTCGGGAGCACTCCTCCCCAGCAGACTGCTCAACTTCGGCCAGCTAGCCTCGGGACAGACCACCACGCGCACCCTCACCCTTACCAACTCCGGCAACGCCCCGCTCACCATACGCCGCGTCACCAGCGAGTGGCCCTTCCTCGCAACGACCACCTGCGGCGCGACGCTCGCACCCGCTCAGAGCTGCACCGCCGCCCTGACCTACTCACCCATCAACCAGGTTGCGCAGGGATACTCTCCCGCGCCCTTCAATACCGACGCCGGGACCCTCGTCATCGAGAGCGATGCCGTCTCGAGTCCCGACTTCATCGACCTCACCGGCACCGTCACGCCGTTCACCGTCAACGCGCCCTCGAACACCGCCCCGCTCGTCTCCTACACCGTCTCGCAAAGCTCGCTCACCTTTAGCGCAACCTCCGGCGGCAACGCCTCAGCACTGCAGACCGTCACGCTCGCGAACACCGGCACCGCCACCATTCACGTCACCGCGCTCTCCACCACGCCGGACTTCACCGTAACCAGTCCCTGCGCCACCGTCGTCCCCGGCTCAAGCTGCCCCATCACAGTCGCCTTCACTCCGCAGGCTTCGTCGTCTCAGACCATCACCACTGTCATCAGCGCTCTTGAGATCGCCTCCGACTCCAGCTCGGCGCTCGACTTCATCAGCCTACTCGGCACCGCCACGCCGCCGACGCTCACACTCTCACCCGTCGCGCTCGACTTCGGGGCCGTACTCGTCGGCACAACCGCCACGCTCCCCATCCAGGTCACCAACGGCAGCTCAAATCCCGCCACGCTTGGCGCCATCGCTGCCACTGGCGACTACACCGTCACCGGCAACTGTCCCTCTCAAGGGTCGCAGCTACCGCCCGCATCAAGCTGCACGCTGCAAGTCACCTTCGCTCCCACACAAGCAGGCACGCGCACAGGAACCGTCAGCATCGCCTCGTCGCTCACCACGCTCCCGCTAACGGTCAACCTTACCGGCAGCGGAGCGCAGTCGCGTCTTCAGATCACTCCCGCAAGCCTTACCTTCGACAATACCGTCGTGGGCGCGTCGGCGAAGCTCACCCTCTCGCTCGCCAACACCGGCACCGCGCCTGTCAGAGGCATCGCGCTCTCCGTCGCTGGCGACTACGCAGTCACCTCACCCTGCGCGGCAACGACGCTCGTCCCCGGCGCAAGCTGCGCCATCACCGTCACCTTCACCCCCACCGCAGCCGGAACCCGCACCGGCAGCCTCTCCATCGCGAGCTCCGACCCAAGCTCGCCGCTCGCGGTCTCCCTCACAGGGACAGGAACACCCGCAGGAGCGATCTCCCTCACCGTCGACGGCGGGGCCTCCTCTTCGCTCTCCGTCACCAGCGGACGCCCCGCAAACTACAACCTCTCGGTCACCCCCCTCAACGGATACACCGGCGCCGTTGTGCTCCACTGCACACCAGTCACTCCGGGGCAATACGCCGCCTGCTCCCTGCTGCCGTCGAGCATCACCCTCAGCAATACCTCGCCGCAGACCTCGATCGCAACCATCAACACTGTGACCGAACAACCCGCCAGCGCTCGCAAAAACACCAGCAACGGAACCATCGCGCTCTGCCTGCTGCCCTTCGGCATTCTGCTCTTCCGCCGAAGCCGCGCCACGCTCGCCATCGCGCTTCTCGCCGTCACCGCGCTCTTCGCAAACGGATGCGGCAGCGGAGGCAACGCGACTCTCTCCGATCCCAACCTGCGCTACACCCCGCCCGGTGCATATCAATACCAGGTCACGGCCACAACAACTTCAGGAGCGCAACTCTCCCAGACCGTCACCCTGAACCTGACAGTCACGGCACGTTAG